The nucleotide window TTAGCAACCATCCCCTTGTTTCTCATTGCTATCATAGGAAAAGGTTCCACCAAGCCACCCACACTGAAGAAGTCCATCTCCATAAGAACTGGACACTTGGCAGGTAGAAGAGCAAAGAAACCCAGGGCCTGGAGTGCATTCCCCAGCTAAGCACAGCTCCCTGGAGCAGATCCTTGCAGGGTTTTGGAGATAAACCTCCGTTTTGCTGGGAGAGAAGCATTTTGACGTGTCACAAGGAGCCAATGTGAGCCTGTGCACACGGCTGGGCAGCTTTAAGGGTTCTGCTGCCAAAGTACTGGCTCAGCCTGACAAGGTGGCTGGCTTCAGTGGTAAGGTTCAGCTTCTCTCCTACTATTCTTCATAACAAAAAGACAGATATTTATTGCTCCTACTCGAGCTCTCTGAGTCCCCAAGCCCTTCCTTGCTCTGAAACTTTGACAGTACATCTCTCCTATCTGGTGTAGCAGCAGAAAGTGCTTCACACCTCTCTTTGGATCTCAGGGAGAAAGTTGCTGGAGGGAAACCGAGGCTGCTCTCACTCCTGCCAGCTGCATTTTCGTGTTTACCAGCCTAGTTGGTATCGAAGATCAACAAAGGGTGGGGAATGGCCCTCATCCAAAGCAGGGCATTGCTTCTGGCGAATGCTGGTAACAGGTATTTCAAGTCTGCCTCTTTGCTATTCAGGAGCTGTACTGTTTGACCTGCAGTCCATGAAGCAGTCATATTTTAACTTCGCTTCTCACCCCACCTTATCTTGTCTAGCCTCAGAAGCATAACACAGAGATGAATTTGGTCAAAggcattagggaaaaaaaaaaaaaggactcccacaaaaaaagaagatgggAAACAAACTGTGGGAGCACCTCTACAGTTAACAATATAAGCTAAGTAAGAACACAACCGATACATTTAGAAACTAACTTATTTCAGTGgcatgaaatgtgttttccctAGCAAGACAAAGTTCTCTGCTGGGCTGGAAGTGACAGTGGATGGTGGAATTAAAGTACGTTTCAactgaacaaagaaaagaagttaCTTCTTGTAACTCCACGGTGTTGTTACTGCTGTGCTGATGCACACACTGTGCACACCCCAGGAGTTTAGTGACATCACATTtgaaacacaaaggaaagcaaaaataagaaaatgcatgACTCAACATCTGCACGTAAGActagaaagcagcagaagcGCTCTTACCTGTCTGTTTTGAGATGGCAGCGTGGCAGGCTGCATGTGCCTCTGCATCCGATGCGGCTGCTGCATCAGCTGTCGAAACTGCtgctggagaaactggctgTTGTTAGCCTGCTGGGACTGCTGGGCGGCTggagactgctgctgctgctgctggagataGTGAATGAGCGACTGCTGCCCTTGTCCTGCTGTCAGAGGTGACATCTTTTGAGTGGCTGACTCTGAGGCAAAGTGAGACAGTGGCTTGGTGTTATTGAAAGAAAACTGGTCTTGGCTAACAGGGCTCTCATTCACTAGACCTGGCTGTAAGCTACTGGATGGCTGTTGCATAATTATGTTCATATTTTTGGACTGGTTTGTAGTCATTGATTTAAAAAGCGAGTTCTGCATACTTGTGGGGTTGTTGGTGGGAGTGATATTAGAGATTAATGTACCTTGAGGACTGAACGGCTGCTGATGCAGAGCTGGGCTCGACAGCTTCTCTGGCCTGTACGGTGGAGAAGGTCCAGTATTCGTGGAAGCCATGCTGGCCACCAAGTTGTTCTGTGGACTTTTAATATTGCTGGCTGGCAAGCTGGCTGCTGTCAGGGCAGGCAGCATGGAGCTCTGCGGGCTGAAGGGCTGCTGGTTCAGCGCCGGACTGGAAAGTTTCTCAGACCCGTAAGGAGGAGAGGGGCCGTTggagggggtgctgctggaagTCATGCTCGAAAGCAGAGTGTTCTGAGGACTCTGGATGTTGTTTCCTGGTAAGTTATTAGCAGGCATACCAGACACCATAACATTTTGAGGACTGAAAGGCTGATGGTGTGGAGATGATCCTGCCCTGTAAGGAGGAGAGAGACCGGGAGGAGACATAGTTGGCCAGCTGGGAGCCTGTACTTGTTGCTTAGTAGTAGACACCTGCTTGCTGGCTGCCAGCTGCTTTAGCTGCTGAGCGTGCCAGTTGGAGCCAGGCATGTTGGGTAAGGGTACTGGAAGCATGGATGGAGGCTGGTTCTTGCTCTGAGCTGCCGTCGAGATGGGCGATGCAGCAGGTTTGTTTGAGGGAGGAACTTGGAAGTTAGCTCCTGCGGATGATGGTCGCATCTGAGGAGATCCTCCACTGGTTGGGttgcagcctggagaaaagtCTTTGTTAGCAACATGGTTCTCCAAGTGGGAAGTCTGCGGGGAGGACTTTGGAGTGGTACTTATGCTTGGTTGAGAATGACTCAGCCCAAGTGGCTCTTCGGCCTTGCTGCCCAGAATCTTCTCCAGATCCAGGTCGTTGGGAGAAGGATCGGGCATCTTTGTCAGCTCTTCCAACAGGTCTTGCAACTCTTGGTCCACAGACTGCAAgctgtttcctttctcatcATAGTGAACAATGTTGTTGGCCTGCCCTCCTATCGACCCCTTCTGATTTATTTCCGTGTTGGGCGGCACAGAAAACGGGGAGCTGATGCCACTGCCGTTCATGTGATTGTTTTCGAGGAGCACTGAATGACCCGTGACTCCCATGGAAGAGGTGCTGTGACTGGTGGAGAAGGGAGAACTTTGCATTTCTGGACACGCCACATTGGGATTGGTACCTTGGCCCATGGAGAGGGTTACGTCATCGAGACAAAGTCTTTTGCTGTCATTTGGGAAAATGACATCAGGCACACCACTGGAGGCAGGAGAGCTATCATcttccagttttcttttaatggatCCCTGtaactgggaaaataaaaaaaaaaaaaagaaaaagaaaggatctGTTATTGACCTTACTCGAACACCCTCTGAAGCTCCACGCTGTAACATTGGGTTGGAGatactgaaaattaaatcagGCAATTAAAAAACCAATCATGTGAGACAAATTCAATCAGGATTTAAGTGGGTGCAACTTCACTGAAATCAGAAGAGTTATAGTCAGACAAAGGCTGAATCTCACATGCTGGCCTTAAAACAGATGTTAAAACTATAAAATACTGTCTGTCATGTGAACTGTAATAGAagttttttaaatagtttctgGTACCATTTCAATTAAGACATTATACTCCCTGCATAACAAACATGCCAGCATTTTTATGGTAACATTTTTTAGGTCGAAACAATGGCAGATCTGAATGAAACCCTGGACTGAATTTTGCGACCTTCTGCCAGTGACTCCGATTAAATTCAGACCTGAGACAACTAAATTGTTTTACATTCTTTATAGGCAGAGCATCTGAAATAACTGGCATACTTtctaaacaaaccaaaacaaacaaacaaaaaatctcaaCTATCTATCTAAACAGACTTTCAACTCTCAAGCTCCCTAATCACAGATGTTTTAGATTTTACAAGCCAGTAAATAACTGCTAAactcttaatttttgtttgtttttctaagtcTGTGGCAGCATGGGATTTGTTATTTTGAAGGATTGCAACTCATttgtaaaaactgaaatattttcaaaatacactgATAGAAATATCGTGATCCTCACGAAATGGTAGAGTTGTAAATCCGCAaatcctgaggaaaaaaagcaaaacttccttataaagaaaatgaaaccgAAAACAATGTCTCTAGCACTAATTCAGTGAGATATGGCAATCTCTTCCAAATATAATCATCTGCggctttcatttttaacaacCTTGACCTGTATGTCATAGGATTAATCAAACATTAACATTGCTGCTTCAAGTTAAGGGAAATAAGCCTTCTGTTCTTGTATAACAGTAGAGGGAGGTGGCGTTTAGAAAAGTATCTTGTCAGCAATGGGGAAACCATAGAAAGTCACTGTTCCTCTAAACAGGCTCACAGTAAAACCTCTCCCCGCCCTGACCGACACTTAAACACTGCTAGCCACCTagtaccaggaaaaaaaaatcacatctaaTACCACCGTGTACCATTACAAGGGAAGTGCCAGCATAACCACATCCACTCTAGGGATGCAGTGGGTATGAGTAACTTCTAAATTTTACACTAAATATGAAGCACAAGAGCCCCTACGTCACTGCCAGAGGAAGctgaagcatcagggactggATTATTCCTCTGGATCGGGGAGGCCAGAATTTGCCTAGCTTTAGGAAATGGAACAAGGCCTAAATCTTCTCCCAAGTGTTGGTCTAATGATGGatcaaattgttttccttaattttctttGATAAAACTAAGCCAGGGTTGCATGTTTCAACAGATGTTGCCCCGTGTAGGCTGAAACTTGTTGGTAGAGCATAACTCCACGTATTTAAACCCAGACACGTACAGAGAATCTTTACAGGGGCTTCGCACatccaaaacaaacacagcGCGTTCCCAAGTTGTACCCTGGGAACCTCGAGGCAGGCGCTGCTGGGGGATCTCCCACACTTGGCCAGCTGACACGCTGGCATGCACATCCTTGCCAGTGCTGCTTTTTGCCATAGGACATTCCTATGCTCTGAGTTACTGGGGGAAAAATCGGGCTTTCTAAACACTTCAAAGATATTCTTTAACTGTTGCACGGGGGAGTAAATGTGATGGGAAAACAAAAGCCCATTTCTCCAAGACTATTGCTACATGTAAACAGGTAAAATAAGGCCGTGGCGTTCAGAAGGTATGGGCATACCAAAACTGGGACAAGGTTTTTAAATAGGATGCTGTTCCTTAGCTCCCATGAGAAGCCTGGCTGGAAGAGATGCAACGATGTTAGCTAGATGTTCTCTTGAAAAGCAAGGCTCCTGTTTCCCATCTGAATATTTGCAAGGTGACCATAAAAAACAGAAGACCAACTTCTCCCAGTGCAGGCAGGTACAGCTCCACAACATTTTGTAGTATTGCATTGGcttaagatatgcttgactacAGTCCCAAATTTGAGGAAGATACTATCCTTAAAGTGAACTAAAGACATCGATGAGTAACTTTGGTCAGAAGGGAGATCTTGGTATCACCAAGCACATcgcaaacaaagaaaatagacGACAATATTTCGCCGTGGACTAGCTGAAAGCTTTGCTTAAATACTCCCCACTTGAATGCACATGACTGCTCCTCCCATACCGCACGCTGTGCTGCTGCGGTCTCTGCTAGGAGCCAGCACATCTTCCTAGCTCCCCTGTGGATGCTCTCCATTCATGTACCCCTGCAGCAACATGGACAAGTACAGGGGACAGAAACACAGTTTTGTGTCTCAGGGACATGGGCTCACTCAACCACACCATCACCACTGAGGCACAATGACTTTTAGGACCAGGAGCTCCTGACCAAACTCATTCAAGCAGCAACTAGTTGCAGATCATTCCTCTAGCACGCTCAGACATCTCAAGACCATCATCTCTGTAAAGCACCTCTATCCTTTTCTAGACTCTTCCCTTacaaaagccatttttattgCACATTTCCCTCATTTAGCCATAGATTTTCCTAGAAGAGAGCTAATTTATTTCaactttctctccttcttttgAGAGGGTTTATGCTACTTGACAAAATCAGGAGAAATGAGGAGAGCCCCAAAATatgttctttccctttctctgcagaGTAGTGTACTGCAGCTTCGTTCCAAACTGAATACTGGGAagtgaatataaatatttcataaacatgtaacacacacacacacttaggGTGGCTGGGAGCTGTATGTGGCTGCATATGGGAAAGCCCCATACGTGCAAACAAGGGCTATGCAGCCAAGCAACAAGTGGGCTCTTGTGACCTTGTCAAAATTCACTGCACTAAATTAGCATGAACGTGCTAAATTCTCCTGGGCAATAGCTGGGAAATGAAGGCAGGCTCTCCACTTTGGGCAACATCCGATTTTGAGGTGCCCATGCTCTCAGGTTTGCTTTGGAAGCGAGCACACCATGACCCCGGCACTGCTGCCCCCTCAAAACCAACAGGCCCAAGTTACAAATGCGTCGCACTGCTAGCTCCTACTGGTAgtataacaataaataataactgTTTACACTGCTCCTTCTCGGGCAGCTCTACAGCGCGGTTACAAACCCCTGATTTGTCACACATTacctctgctcacagcagcGAAGCCCCGTGTGTGGGCAGAGCGCCCGCAGGCCAAGGGCTGGCGCGCTGGGCCCGGCTGCCCCGGCCTTGCCTCGCTGTGCCCCCACAGCATCCTCTGCCCACTTCTTCCCAAACACAGGCAATggtgccagcccccagcaccttgCTGCTTCTCAGCACAGGCTGGAAGTGGCAATAAATGAAGCAGAGAGATCGAATTGTCCATAGATACACACCGTGGTGGTGCCGTCGGATTTTAGTAACATGCCGCATGAGCTTCTCCCGGTTGGCTCAGAGCCTCGCCAGCACTGCGTTTCCTTTCTTACTTTAATCCCAAAACTGTCCTCAGTTACCCTGCCGGCTCTGTGTGACCCAGGTTGCCCCAtagccctgctgccagcccgtGCTAACTCTCTTGTCCCTTCGTGCCTGCAGGGTGGCTGGGAGGAAAGGGCCACCACGGCCAAGAGCTGGGGAGAGCCTTGCTGTGCCTTTCATCCCCCTTCcatcagagagagaaaaaaaaaaaaaaaagctgaatctAACAGGAGATTCCTATTTAGGACAGCGTAaagcagaaatgagaaaggaaaactgttAGGTGAGGTATTTCTGTGCCTCTTCCTGGTTTCTGCAGCCTCTGTCAGAGATTCAAACCTTGATTTAGAGCAACCGCAGGGTGCTGATTATTGATCTGCAACCACCCCACCCCACTCGCTGCCACTGAGCCATCCAACCTACAGCAGCGATTCCCACACCTACGCAGCCTCTTCGCACAAGAACTGAGCCCAGTGAGACACTGCCATTTTGAAACCACTTCTGTAGAGCCCTCACGGCGTTCTCCTTCGATGTCTATTCCAgctccctccatccccagcacagcccatcACTGTTGGAGACCCTCTTGACTTAGCATTAAATATATTGATCTGGGATACCCAAAATGGGAGtcagataactttttttttcactaggaGTCCTAGGACCCTTGTAACTCTTGGGAAAACCCACGTGTTGGCTTCTCCAGCATCCCCTTGAGACCCCACAGCAGACTGGGTCTCCAACTCTCCTATTTTTCAAGATACATTGCagactgttttttcccctctgcaaaGTATAAAATCTGAGATTTGCTCAACTGAACTGACCAGAGAACCTTTCACTCTCTGTCTCTTTCAAACACTAGACACTGCCAAAACTGGAAGCATGTATTTGCCAGAGGCAAACTGTTTGCAGCATTCAGCCATCAAGACTTCAGTCTCTGTGGCTTCAACAAGCTTCAGCGAGAGCTATCTGCCCATCAGCCCGAAATGTTTCTATCTGTTCTGACAAAAACAGTCAtgtaatgagaaaatgaaactggcaattttccatataaaacaagaaaacttcACAATTTTTCTCCTGTGCCTTAAATATACAAGTTGAAAGGTCTGTGCTCTATATTGCTCATTTCTCCAAAATCTAATTTTAATGACCTGCTAATCTTTGCGGACAGATTGTGAAAAAGGTGAGAATTCTACTGTGTGTTTGGAGGCTAGCAAGTGGATTTGATATAACATTACCTTTTAAATGGCAGCAGTTACTTGTAGCCCTGCTTGAACTATCAGACGTGCTGCTTTCAGTAGCAAGCTGGCTTGCACATGAGCAACAAAACCCAAATGCTCATGGGCAGAGATCCCATTTAACAACAGCAGAACCTGGCACTGCATTAAGTGCATTTAGCACATCTGCAGATTTGCATTTGTGCATGCTGGTTGCCGTTTGGTAACAGAAACTTGCATTATATATCAGAATCCAAGAAGAAATGCTTCCTGCTGAGGCATACAGCGAGTAGCCAAAGCAGTCCATGACTACCACCAAGAAGTATGCTTCCACATCTCAGGCTACAAGGAGAACTCAAGGGGGCTTAGGCAACTGAAACCACCATTTGCTGTCTTCATGCTAAGATTAAGCATAAACTAAAACCTGATTTTTCCTACTGCTTCAGGCTGGTTGACCCTCCTGATTTCAAGGGATTTCAGCATGGGTGGACTTAAAGCTGTCATTTCACATTGCCAGGAAAGAGATCAGAATGTGATTCCAAGCTACCAGAGATGTGTTTTGCTgggcttaaaaataataataagctaAGAAGTACAAGAGAAAAGTCTGCTTTGGGGTCTGTTGGGTATTTGCAAGCTGGAAAGGTGGCAGATCAATTCACAATGAGGTGTGGTAGCAGAGAAAAGATTATGAACAGGGAAAATGCACAGGGTTGGATTTCCTTCTATTCATCACGCTCATGGAAATAGGCAATTGGAGGGGAGGATGTAGGAAGAGGAACCGGGGATGTAAGCAGTTATTTAACCATGAAAGCACATGGGTTATTGGCTAGCTTGCATGTATTATGTGGATAATTTTTACCTGGAACTAGGGCTTCTCCCCAGTGTGTAATTTACAGTGGTGATATGAAATCTGCCATCTTTAAAAGAGGCATATTAACATAGATTGGAAATTGCTGCTTAGGCTGTACAGATGCAGAATGACTCCCAAACACTGCTGCTCCATGTGTGTAACTACATCTCCCGTCAGCACAGCAAACACCAGTTTGCTTGACACAAGCTTGCTGTGACCCTTTCCCCGTGACCGCCACCACTCATTGTGATCTTCTCACGTTATTCCCTCAAGACATCAGTGCGTATCTTCGAAGGAACCCCAGTCTAtgttgaaagagaaagaacaaaactgcTGCTACTTAACGTATGTGCACTTTTATGCGGTGACTGCTGATCTGTcactttctttcatcttttgcCTCCTTTTCCACGTAACCATGCAGTGTAGGAAGTAATCCTGGCTGCCAATACCTAGAACTGCATGCTTTGGCTGGTAAgcacaaaaatccaaaacatcATGACaatacaaaaccagaaagatgTGATCTTACAATAAGCTTAAACCGCAGAAACTAACAGGAAATTCAACCTGGATTACCAAGGCTGTTACGTATTACCTTTTCTATAAATCTTAACCAAACATtaaagggaaggaaatactACAAATATGATTTTCTCGTACTGATTTGTGTGAATGCAGTTAGGCTCATATTGACAGAAATACAGCTGATCCACATCCTGCTCTCAGCTGGAAGATCTCATGGGCTACACAACGGCAAGTTTGTGAACAAGGTTTTAGACGAGGTTTAGACCCTCGTCTAAAATGATGGGCAACATCCCTAATGCCAAAGTAGGATCGAGGTAGGATCGGTTCCAAGGATAGAAAAAGTACATGGGCAAAAAATATACCTATTTCTCCATCCCAGAAAAACTGGCCACATAGAAGAGACAAAGTAGCATTCAttgtagagaaaaaataataattaaaaaaaatatacattttaaagaagatCCAGCAGTTAGTTTTGCTACTTTTCAGGGCAGACAGAACTACCAATCTCATTTAAAAGGCACTAAGGGATAGCTGCCCtaccaaaacaaacattcaGCATCTTCCTATCTTGTCTTTCCTTAGCAATTCATCTGCTTTCAGTATTAATGGCGTtgttaaaaatggaaatttttccaggggaaaaatTGCTGTTGACAAATGGATCTGGAGGAACAGGACTACTGCCTGCTCCTGTGTTGTACTGCTAGCAGGAGATCTCTGTGCAGATGCCTCTTAATTAGTCATCCGAAGACTTGCAGCAATCACGCCATACATATTGTCTGGCTGCAGTTTCCACATTCCATGTAATGACAAGTGCTATTAATGAGACAGCTGAAGACAGGAGAAGTTCTCTGCCTTTCGGGTTTTAAGCTGTAGTACAAGAGCGTTTCTTTCCTATCTGGCCGTAAATCAAGATCAATCTGAGGCTCAACGCCTTTCCATCAGTATTACCTCATCTTACCTCTGTTTTAATACCAGCAGTAttgttttatatctttttttataGTCCATTAATTTCAAAGTCCTATGGAACACTTTGCAGTAATTTTGTAGACTACATTAATTTCTCACGGCAATAGCTAGGCTGGAGAATTGCAGATCACTGAGCAAAAAGTGATGGTTTTGCTACTTGGGTCTTTTGGgatttgaaagatatttttccttcttttctagCCCCTGACACTGGCACAGTTATGCAATGACCATAGGTTAGCAGGAGCTAACTATAGGAGACTGTATACGTTCATAAATCGTGAAGTAGGTTTACCATTTACTAGATAATCAGATAAAATCCAGTtagtcttttttatttattttttctttctttttttttttctgctaggtATTGCATTATTTGTTCAAACCCCAGAAGATTTACCTCCTGCATTTCTCTCAAGCTACAGGTTCCATTTTGTCAAAAGGTATCGTTGGGGAATTAACAGCCTGCAGGCAAAGCCTTCAATTAGGTCAAACCTGGGGCCAGAAAGCTCTCAGGTTCTCGGAGCAATAAGAAACAATGGGATTTCAGTCTGGAAAAAGGCAGCTCTGTTTCAACAGCTGAAGTACTTACGCTTACTCCCCCAAAGAATAATAGCTCCAACCTTACCTGCGAGGCCGTACTTGAATGCTAATGCCGTGTGGCCTTATATCAGACCGCTAAGTGGCCTGCTTGCTTTCTGTACTGGGAAGTAATGCATTACTGCACCCAGAGCTCTCCACTAGGCTTAGGGGACAAAGCATCCAGAAGAGCAGTTTCAATTTTTTCCTAAGTGGCATCAGAAACAGGAGTACAACTCTTAGGGAAGATGGAACAAATGGGTAAGTGAAGGCAATGCTCCGAATGGCTCCTCCCCAACACATTCACCCCATGCTTTTGTTCCTCTGTGCTTCAATAAATTAAACAACAAGCAGGATATTGATTAATACAGAACCATAAAAACAAACCTCAGTTAGAGTAAAAAGCTCATGAACCCAGTGAATCTCCCGCTGAACTTGGGTGTAGAGAGCCTgacacagccaggagcagggtGCCTGGTACAGCAGAAGAGTCTGGCAGTGAATATTTGTCTCTGACAGCTTCCTTTTGAAGCCTCCATCtttccctgcccagcagctctgccatgcTCAGTGTACCCACTCTGGAACAGGCACACA belongs to Anas acuta chromosome 13, bAnaAcu1.1, whole genome shotgun sequence and includes:
- the MAMLD1 gene encoding mastermind-like domain-containing protein 1 isoform X4 produces the protein MLLVSQRVEAPRMEPHMPLQGSIKRKLEDDSSPASSGVPDVIFPNDSKRLCLDDVTLSMGQGTNPNVACPEMQSSPFSTSHSTSSMGVTGHSVLLENNHMNGSGISSPFSVPPNTEINQKGSIGGQANNIVHYDEKGNSLQSVDQELQDLLEELTKMPDPSPNDLDLEKILGSKAEEPLGLSHSQPSISTTPKSSPQTSHLENHVANKDFSPGCNPTSGGSPQMRPSSAGANFQVPPSNKPAASPISTAAQSKNQPPSMLPVPLPNMPGSNWHAQQLKQLAASKQVSTTKQQVQAPSWPTMSPPGLSPPYRAGSSPHHQPFSPQNVMVSGMPANNLPGNNIQSPQNTLLSSMTSSSTPSNGPSPPYGSEKLSSPALNQQPFSPQSSMLPALTAASLPASNIKSPQNNLVASMASTNTGPSPPYRPEKLSSPALHQQPFSPQESATQKMSPLTAGQGQQSLIHYLQQQQQQSPAAQQSQQANNSQFLQQQFRQLMQQPHRMQRHMQPATLPSQNRQDQNPGIVARLQEPGSIPSGGSVPAPATVNGYTMRNHLLKQQIMKRQLMQEKQRQNMLGVTSEQRSLFAAQQMNQFQAVQQPLPTECSQPMPAPPPNHRMLPSNPAMLQSTLGAAGIAPATASQSSGTMVMMPHNPGKQQGVFPPNSDFNIPLRPSQNSLGMNSGCQTVHSHAAVRPGMPMGGFSSGSLANHSATQQHLRQPSVPRIPNVYPNSSAQMWTPTAVPRMPNQSQMDTSMQQFSSNTLFSKQNARPNASGQQFSQQAVVPPNQIAPGVQVRQMQKLSMGQAGQGLSSMSTQNLRHNLTRGPLPAMNVMKSMPQGVSGFNQLSPASGLGPPSYPAPGQPPDAFSRMSAASELPQYDFVAQHSGSILPANCSDADFLDSLMKSSSSSNDEEWLNNLTMIDDILGQHAQSSGHV
- the MAMLD1 gene encoding mastermind-like domain-containing protein 1 isoform X3 produces the protein MGQGTNPNVACPEMQSSPFSTSHSTSSMGVTGHSVLLENNHMNGSGISSPFSVPPNTEINQKGSIGGQANNIVHYDEKGNSLQSVDQELQDLLEELTKMPDPSPNDLDLEKILGSKAEEPLGLSHSQPSISTTPKSSPQTSHLENHVANKDFSPGCNPTSGGSPQMRPSSAGANFQVPPSNKPAASPISTAAQSKNQPPSMLPVPLPNMPGSNWHAQQLKQLAASKQVSTTKQQVQAPSWPTMSPPGLSPPYRAGSSPHHQPFSPQNVMVSGMPANNLPGNNIQSPQNTLLSSMTSSSTPSNGPSPPYGSEKLSSPALNQQPFSPQSSMLPALTAASLPASNIKSPQNNLVASMASTNTGPSPPYRPEKLSSPALHQQPFSPQGTLISNITPTNNPTSMQNSLFKSMTTNQSKNMNIIMQQPSSSLQPGLVNESPVSQDQFSFNNTKPLSHFASESATQKMSPLTAGQGQQSLIHYLQQQQQQSPAAQQSQQANNSQFLQQQFRQLMQQPHRMQRHMQPATLPSQNRQDQNPGIVARLQEPGSIPSGGSVPAPATVNGYTMRNHLLKQQIMKRQLMQEKQRQNMLGVTSEQRSLFAAQQMNQFQAVQQPLPTECSQPMPAPPPNHRMLPSNPAMLQSTLGAAGIAPATASQSSGTMVMMPHNPGKQQGVFPPNSDFNIPLRPSQNSLGMNSGCQTVHSHAAVRPGMPMGGFSSGSLANHSATQQHLRQPSVPRIPNVYPNSSAQMWTPTAVPRMPNQSQMDTSMQQFSSNTLFSKQNARPNASGQQFSQQAVVPPNQIAPGVQVRQMQKLSMGQAGQGLSSMSTQNLRHNLTRGPLPAMNVMKSMPQGVSGFNQLSPASGLGPPSYPAPGQPPDAFSRMSAASELPQYDFVAQHSGSILPANCSDADFLDSLMKSSSSSNDEEWLNNLTMIDDILGQHAQSSGHV
- the MAMLD1 gene encoding mastermind-like domain-containing protein 1 isoform X1; this translates as MLLVSQRVEAPRMEPHMPLQGSIKRKLEDDSSPASSGVPDVIFPNDSKRLCLDDVTLSMGQGTNPNVACPEMQSSPFSTSHSTSSMGVTGHSVLLENNHMNGSGISSPFSVPPNTEINQKGSIGGQANNIVHYDEKGNSLQSVDQELQDLLEELTKMPDPSPNDLDLEKILGSKAEEPLGLSHSQPSISTTPKSSPQTSHLENHVANKDFSPGCNPTSGGSPQMRPSSAGANFQVPPSNKPAASPISTAAQSKNQPPSMLPVPLPNMPGSNWHAQQLKQLAASKQVSTTKQQVQAPSWPTMSPPGLSPPYRAGSSPHHQPFSPQNVMVSGMPANNLPGNNIQSPQNTLLSSMTSSSTPSNGPSPPYGSEKLSSPALNQQPFSPQSSMLPALTAASLPASNIKSPQNNLVASMASTNTGPSPPYRPEKLSSPALHQQPFSPQGTLISNITPTNNPTSMQNSLFKSMTTNQSKNMNIIMQQPSSSLQPGLVNESPVSQDQFSFNNTKPLSHFASESATQKMSPLTAGQGQQSLIHYLQQQQQQSPAAQQSQQANNSQFLQQQFRQLMQQPHRMQRHMQPATLPSQNRQDQNPGIVARLQEPGSIPSGGSVPAPATVNGYTMRNHLLKQQIMKRQLMQEKQRQNMLGVTSEQRSLFAAQQMNQFQAVQQPLPTECSQPMPAPPPNHRMLPSNPAMLQSTLGAAGIAPATASQSSGTMVMMPHNPGKQQGVFPPNSDFNIPLRPSQNSLGMNSGCQTVHSHAAVRPGMPMGGFSSGSLANHSATQQHLRQPSVPRIPNVYPNSSAQMWTPTAVPRMPNQSQMDTSMQQFSSNTLFSKQNARPNASGQQFSQQAVVPPNQIAPGVQVRQMQKLSMGQAGQGLSSMSTQNLRHNLTRGPLPAMNVMKSMPQGVSGFNQLSPASGLGPPSYPAPGQPPDAFSRMSAASELPQYDFVAQHSGSILPANCSDADFLDSLMKSSSSSNDEEWLNNLTMIDDILGQHAQSSGHV
- the MAMLD1 gene encoding mastermind-like domain-containing protein 1 isoform X2, which codes for MLQGSIKRKLEDDSSPASSGVPDVIFPNDSKRLCLDDVTLSMGQGTNPNVACPEMQSSPFSTSHSTSSMGVTGHSVLLENNHMNGSGISSPFSVPPNTEINQKGSIGGQANNIVHYDEKGNSLQSVDQELQDLLEELTKMPDPSPNDLDLEKILGSKAEEPLGLSHSQPSISTTPKSSPQTSHLENHVANKDFSPGCNPTSGGSPQMRPSSAGANFQVPPSNKPAASPISTAAQSKNQPPSMLPVPLPNMPGSNWHAQQLKQLAASKQVSTTKQQVQAPSWPTMSPPGLSPPYRAGSSPHHQPFSPQNVMVSGMPANNLPGNNIQSPQNTLLSSMTSSSTPSNGPSPPYGSEKLSSPALNQQPFSPQSSMLPALTAASLPASNIKSPQNNLVASMASTNTGPSPPYRPEKLSSPALHQQPFSPQGTLISNITPTNNPTSMQNSLFKSMTTNQSKNMNIIMQQPSSSLQPGLVNESPVSQDQFSFNNTKPLSHFASESATQKMSPLTAGQGQQSLIHYLQQQQQQSPAAQQSQQANNSQFLQQQFRQLMQQPHRMQRHMQPATLPSQNRQDQNPGIVARLQEPGSIPSGGSVPAPATVNGYTMRNHLLKQQIMKRQLMQEKQRQNMLGVTSEQRSLFAAQQMNQFQAVQQPLPTECSQPMPAPPPNHRMLPSNPAMLQSTLGAAGIAPATASQSSGTMVMMPHNPGKQQGVFPPNSDFNIPLRPSQNSLGMNSGCQTVHSHAAVRPGMPMGGFSSGSLANHSATQQHLRQPSVPRIPNVYPNSSAQMWTPTAVPRMPNQSQMDTSMQQFSSNTLFSKQNARPNASGQQFSQQAVVPPNQIAPGVQVRQMQKLSMGQAGQGLSSMSTQNLRHNLTRGPLPAMNVMKSMPQGVSGFNQLSPASGLGPPSYPAPGQPPDAFSRMSAASELPQYDFVAQHSGSILPANCSDADFLDSLMKSSSSSNDEEWLNNLTMIDDILGQHAQSSGHV